The Hornefia porci genome contains the following window.
TCAGATTTTAAAAGACCCGGGAGGCGGTCACTATGCGAAACAGTTCCTACACCAGAATAACCGGTCTTCTGTTCATCGTCTGTCTGGCGGCGGTGTTCCTGCTGAATCTCATTCTGCCGGACAAAACCTTTTCCGCTGTGGAGAACCGGGTTCTTCAGGCGCTGCCGTCATTTTCGATCTCAAAATACATGGAAGGGCGCTATGAAACAAAGCTGGAAAACTATGTGAACGACCAGTTCCTGTTCCGGAACACCTTCATCCGGATTAAATCCGCCGCGGACGTTACAGAGGGAAAGCTGGAGGCCAACGGAGTATATCGCTGCAGGGATCATTACCTCATGGAGGAGATCAGCACGCCGAACAAGCACTTTGTCTATACAAAAAACGCCCTGCGCCAGTTCAGCCGTCAGTACAGCGATGTGAAAATGTATTTCCTGCTGGCGCCGAACGCCGCGAACATTCTTTCCGACAAGCTTCCGGCCACCGTGCGGATGGCCGACCAGAACAGCCTATATGGACTCGTTTCTGTCTGATCTGCGCAGCTTCGGCTACACGACGATTGACGTTCGGGACGCATTCCGCAAGGCGAAGGAGGATACGCAGCTCTATTACCGGACCGACCACCACTGGACCAGCGACGGAGCGTATCTCGCGTACCGGACCGCCGCGAAGAAAATAAAGCTTGATACAAAGACCGCCTACGACGGTACGCCGTCAAAAACGACTTCAGGGAACGCTCTGCTCCAAGAGCGGATTCGTCAACGGACGGGACGACGCGATAAAAATCTATCTCCCGACAGCCGTCAGAATTACCGCAATTCCGTGATCTACTACGCCGACACAAAGAAAAAGACAACCCACTTCTATCAGCTTGACAATCTGAAGAAGAAGGATGCCTATACCGTATTCGGCGGAAGCAATCATCCGATGTACACGATTCAGACGCCGGGGACAGAGGATCGCACCCTGCTGCTGATCAAAGACAGCTACGCCAACAGCTTTATCCCGTTTCTGTCCCGGAACTACCGGAGAATCATCGTCGTGGATCCCGCTATTTCTTCGAGGATATCGTGACCTCATTAATGCCTACAAAGTGGATGAAATACTGTTCCTCTACAACGCCAATACCTTCTTTCAGGATGATTCTCTGGAAATGATGCTCAGTGACTGATCAGGCTCTTCGCAGGCTCAGTCGTCCCAGCCCGCAGACTC
Protein-coding sequences here:
- a CDS encoding DHHW family protein translates to MDSFLSDLRSFGYTTIDVRDAFRKAKEDTQLYYRTDHHWTSDGAYLAYRTAAKKIKLDTKTAYDGTPSKTTSGNALLQERIRQRTGRRDKNLSPDSRQNYRNSVIYYADTKKKTTHFYQLDNLKKKDAYTVFGGSNHPMYTIQTPGTEDRTLLLIKDSYANSFIPFLSRNYRRIIVVDPAISSRIS